From Weissella diestrammenae, a single genomic window includes:
- a CDS encoding DHH family phosphoesterase, translating into MTAQTSILAEIKKHNKIIIHRHQRPDPDAFGSQFGLAELIKTSFPEKDVRLVGKMKLSAEWMGAMNEVPDEDYQNALVIVTDTANSPRIDDQRWHQGDSVIKIDHHPNEEPYGDFNWVIEGASSTSAMIFSFYQTFKNELKLSDSGAAFLYNGIVGDTGRFLYATNSQTMAIVSELMTFNFDWSQINQQMDTISIEAARMSGYVFENMTLSESGLNYIILKHDTVEKFNLGDFGTAFVVPLLGKINTAKAWIVFEEQEEGFFRVRLRSRQTVINQVAARHGGGGHPFASGALAQDENEIQTIIAEVDAILKKE; encoded by the coding sequence CGGAAATTAAAAAACATAATAAAATCATCATTCATCGACACCAAAGACCTGATCCTGATGCATTTGGATCGCAATTTGGACTTGCTGAGTTAATTAAGACATCTTTTCCAGAAAAAGATGTTCGACTTGTTGGTAAGATGAAACTAAGTGCTGAATGGATGGGTGCTATGAACGAAGTCCCTGATGAAGACTATCAGAATGCACTTGTTATTGTAACCGATACGGCAAATTCACCTCGAATTGATGATCAACGTTGGCATCAGGGCGATTCAGTGATAAAAATCGATCATCATCCAAATGAAGAACCATACGGTGACTTTAATTGGGTGATTGAAGGTGCATCATCGACGTCAGCTATGATTTTTTCATTTTATCAAACCTTTAAAAACGAATTAAAATTATCGGATTCTGGCGCTGCATTCCTTTATAACGGTATCGTCGGAGATACTGGCCGTTTCCTTTATGCGACTAATAGTCAAACCATGGCCATTGTATCTGAATTAATGACGTTTAATTTTGATTGGTCTCAAATCAATCAACAAATGGATACCATTTCGATTGAAGCTGCTCGCATGTCAGGCTATGTTTTTGAAAATATGACACTATCAGAAAGTGGATTGAACTATATTATTTTAAAGCATGATACCGTTGAAAAATTTAACCTGGGTGATTTTGGAACGGCTTTTGTCGTACCACTTTTGGGTAAAATTAACACGGCAAAGGCTTGGATTGTGTTTGAAGAACAAGAAGAAGGTTTCTTCCGAGTACGGCTGCGTTCGCGTCAAACAGTCATCAATCAAGTAGCGGCACGGCATGGTGGTGGCGGTCATCCATTTGCTTCAGGTGCACTTGCTCAAGATGAAAATGAAATACAAACTATAATCGCGGAAGTGGATGCGATATTAAAGAAAGAATAA
- a CDS encoding DEAD/DEAH box helicase: MAKFTDYNLRPEIYQALKAIHFNQPTPVQERMIPVILQGRSVVGQSQTGSGKTHAFLIPIFEKINVESSTVQTIITTPSRELAMQIQLAAKQIAQQFPEDHQPKIGYYVGGTDKSRQASQLEHGQPQLVIGTPGRILDLYKNGALNIHTAHSLVIDEADMTLDGGFLPDVDAIAGALPADLQMMVFSATIPQKLQPFLKKYLNNPIVEEIPSQTVIANTIENLLVGTKGKSKDEVVYNLLTMGNPYMALVFTNTKERAKELAGYLRKQGLKVAEIHGNIQPRERKRTMAAIQRLDYQYVVATDLAARGIDIPGVDLVINDGIPSELEFFVHRVGRTGRNGQPGTAITIYNPDEEDRVAAVEKMGIEFQPRNYSQGELKEGIDRRRRVQRNRSTVKLDPTMIGMVKKKKKHVKPGYKRQIKKAIAKDARFKKRVADREELRANRKAKKQAADKVRGK, encoded by the coding sequence ATGGCGAAATTTACTGATTACAATTTGCGACCAGAAATTTATCAAGCACTTAAGGCAATTCATTTTAATCAACCAACTCCAGTGCAAGAAAGAATGATTCCTGTGATCTTACAAGGTCGTTCCGTGGTTGGACAGTCTCAAACAGGTTCTGGAAAAACGCATGCGTTTCTAATTCCAATCTTTGAGAAAATTAATGTTGAAAGTTCAACTGTTCAAACGATCATTACTACACCATCGCGAGAATTAGCGATGCAAATTCAACTGGCTGCGAAGCAAATTGCGCAACAATTTCCAGAAGATCATCAACCAAAGATTGGCTATTATGTTGGTGGAACTGATAAAAGTCGTCAAGCTTCTCAATTGGAACATGGCCAACCACAACTCGTGATTGGAACGCCTGGTCGAATTTTAGACTTATATAAAAACGGTGCTTTAAACATTCATACTGCCCATAGTTTGGTTATTGATGAAGCGGATATGACGCTTGACGGTGGCTTTTTGCCTGATGTTGATGCCATTGCTGGTGCGTTACCGGCCGACTTACAAATGATGGTGTTTTCAGCCACGATTCCGCAAAAATTACAGCCGTTTTTAAAGAAATATTTGAATAATCCAATTGTGGAAGAGATTCCCAGTCAGACGGTAATTGCTAATACCATTGAGAATCTTTTAGTAGGTACAAAAGGTAAAAGTAAAGACGAAGTCGTGTATAATTTATTAACCATGGGAAATCCGTATATGGCCTTGGTATTTACTAACACCAAGGAACGTGCGAAGGAATTGGCAGGTTACTTGCGAAAACAAGGGCTTAAGGTTGCTGAAATTCACGGAAATATTCAACCTCGTGAACGAAAGCGTACAATGGCGGCAATTCAACGTCTAGACTATCAATACGTGGTTGCAACTGATTTAGCAGCACGTGGTATTGATATTCCGGGTGTTGACCTAGTGATTAATGATGGTATTCCTTCAGAGCTAGAATTCTTTGTGCATCGTGTCGGACGGACGGGTCGGAATGGACAGCCAGGGACAGCCATTACAATTTACAATCCTGACGAAGAAGACCGAGTAGCAGCTGTTGAAAAAATGGGGATTGAATTTCAACCTCGAAACTATAGTCAAGGTGAGTTAAAAGAAGGTATTGATCGTCGTCGTCGTGTTCAGCGAAATCGTTCAACAGTTAAACTCGATCCAACAATGATTGGAATGGTTAAGAAAAAAAAGAAGCATGTTAAGCCTGGGTATAAACGTCAAATTAAAAAGGCGATTGCTAAAGATGCACGTTTTAAAAAGCGCGTAGCAGATCGTGAAGAATTACGGGCAAATCGAAAGGCAAAGAAGCAAGCTGCTGATAAGGTACGTGGAAAATAA